One Streptomyces sp. RPA4-2 genomic window carries:
- a CDS encoding ATP-binding protein, translating to MCGEYRAHANDTMPDPPESHSPGPRSPAEVREAVRQALDSARRSRGPGATTDATAVGDVLLVASELTTNAMLHGGGVTAFEVIPGEREVRLSVSDRSDDMPTPVRRAGGPGTLQIGGHGWPIICLLACDIMISYLRAGGKRITAVVPLSPR from the coding sequence ATGTGCGGAGAGTACCGGGCGCACGCCAACGACACGATGCCTGATCCGCCCGAGTCGCACTCCCCCGGACCGCGCAGCCCGGCCGAGGTGCGTGAGGCCGTACGGCAGGCGCTCGACAGCGCGCGACGGTCGCGCGGCCCCGGGGCGACGACCGATGCGACAGCCGTCGGTGACGTCCTGCTCGTCGCCTCCGAACTCACCACCAACGCGATGCTGCACGGCGGCGGGGTCACGGCGTTCGAGGTGATACCGGGCGAGCGTGAGGTGCGCCTGTCGGTGAGCGACCGCAGCGACGACATGCCGACACCCGTGCGACGCGCCGGCGGTCCCGGCACCTTGCAGATCGGCGGCCATGGCTGGCCGATCATATGCCTGCTGGCCTGCGACATCATGATCTCGTATCTCCGTGCGGGAGGAAAGCGCATCACGGCCGTCGTACCGCTTTCTCCCCGGTAA
- a CDS encoding poly(A) polymerase, with the protein MRTSDEIYHRVRWDPRFDPARFVLGVHQRGAAPKRVPLPAFVPGGDIPWHRVLFVEADGEVVWDRATGTDRIDMSTAGRVRTPRLLRAPFFTADTPHVWDDAAARWRAPGRTEATADATRLRVLTWNTLWDRYDSDRIDTDHRRPLLLAALEDADADVIALQEVEAGLLDLLLRAPWIRAAYTVGSDPRGKRVDDTGLLLLSRLPVREAGHHALGPHKGVTALTLETASGPLVVAATHLSSNHSDNGPARREAELARIAEGLADVVGPLMLLGDFNDGDDGPAGPAAALQLRDAWTEVRGPADQSPTFDPAVNPLAAVSSLSGRSSRLDRILLRGRALRPTDVALRGDSPGPGGLYVSDHFGVEAVVGLGGADVATARDGAGSTPDPGSASGLGPPSGLGSEGAEHAVGDFAAREALDPGPTARTAVAWLPSEDLWPVIQELRRAYDPQARRWPPHVNLLFGFVPESAFERAVPLLSRVAAASPPFDIRLGGVYAFGHRDAATVWLDPAGAGPEPWARLRAALEQRFPRCRGRAEGFTPHLTLGRVRDTRPVVADCAARLGSAVPARVGHLVLLSRRGAEPMRPRATVALGTGEVRWLPDPATATATTAATGTAVAVGGTAATATAVPPDDRGAEHTARCLWDALGEGTVHVVGSRRMGGALPGADLDLVAALPGVVDMADVQARVTRALPGATRVRQVTGARVPGLRLSVGGLGVDLSVVATGPLTPAEAVDQRAGLGAPAATALSAVSDADAVRSAVGGRHAAFARLAAEVKAWAKARGLDSAPFGGLPGLAWSVLAARTTREADVLSPAGLLRDFFGTWAAWDWRDPVGLDPVGRGSVGRGGPVGLSHVGLGPVDQPSSAVSVMTPTAPVRLCTAQVGPGFRDLLADELYRAWDILETAARTGADPLPELLSPPPLHRRHAAWLVVGLRAAGTEEFEETRGRVRGRVRALLTALEDAGTPDAHAWPHPFEEGPASAAYAIGLGRDPLGTARLTGITRRWGKGLPGVVTERAECGDVPTLRSPGHVFPAHRE; encoded by the coding sequence ATGCGTACCAGCGACGAGATCTACCACCGGGTCCGCTGGGACCCGCGCTTCGACCCGGCCCGGTTCGTGCTGGGTGTCCACCAGCGCGGGGCAGCCCCCAAGCGGGTCCCGCTGCCCGCCTTCGTGCCCGGGGGTGACATCCCCTGGCACCGGGTGCTGTTCGTCGAGGCCGACGGCGAGGTGGTGTGGGACCGGGCCACCGGTACCGACCGCATCGACATGTCGACCGCCGGGCGGGTGCGGACCCCGCGCCTTCTGCGGGCCCCGTTCTTCACGGCCGACACGCCGCACGTGTGGGACGACGCGGCGGCGCGGTGGCGTGCCCCCGGCCGTACGGAGGCGACCGCGGACGCGACCCGTCTGCGGGTGCTGACCTGGAACACGCTGTGGGACCGCTACGACAGCGACCGCATCGACACCGACCACCGCCGGCCCCTGCTGCTCGCGGCCCTGGAGGACGCCGACGCCGACGTCATCGCACTCCAGGAGGTCGAGGCCGGCCTGCTCGACCTGCTGCTGCGGGCCCCTTGGATCCGCGCCGCCTACACGGTGGGCAGCGACCCCCGAGGGAAACGGGTCGACGACACCGGACTGCTGCTGCTCAGCCGGCTGCCCGTGCGGGAGGCCGGCCATCATGCGCTCGGGCCGCACAAGGGCGTCACCGCCCTCACCCTGGAGACGGCGTCCGGCCCGCTCGTGGTGGCCGCCACCCACCTCAGCAGCAACCACTCCGACAACGGCCCGGCCCGCCGTGAGGCCGAACTCGCGCGCATCGCCGAGGGACTTGCCGACGTAGTCGGTCCGCTGATGCTGCTGGGCGACTTCAACGACGGCGACGACGGCCCGGCCGGACCCGCCGCCGCCCTCCAACTGCGGGACGCCTGGACCGAGGTGCGCGGGCCCGCCGACCAGAGCCCCACCTTCGACCCCGCCGTCAATCCGCTGGCCGCGGTCTCCTCGCTCTCCGGCCGTTCCTCCCGGCTCGACCGGATCCTGCTGCGGGGCCGCGCGCTCCGCCCGACGGACGTGGCCCTGCGGGGCGACTCCCCCGGTCCCGGCGGGCTGTACGTCTCCGACCACTTCGGTGTGGAGGCGGTGGTGGGCCTGGGCGGGGCCGATGTCGCCACGGCCCGCGACGGCGCCGGATCCACGCCGGATCCCGGCTCCGCTTCCGGCCTCGGCCCCCCTTCCGGCCTCGGCTCCGAAGGCGCCGAACACGCGGTTGGCGACTTCGCAGCCCGCGAGGCCCTCGACCCCGGTCCGACCGCCCGGACGGCGGTGGCGTGGCTGCCTTCCGAGGATCTGTGGCCGGTGATCCAGGAACTCCGGCGGGCGTACGACCCGCAGGCCCGTCGCTGGCCGCCGCACGTCAACCTGCTCTTCGGCTTCGTCCCGGAATCCGCGTTCGAGCGGGCCGTCCCGCTGCTGTCCCGGGTCGCGGCCGCGTCACCGCCGTTCGACATCCGGCTCGGCGGTGTGTACGCCTTCGGACACCGGGACGCCGCCACGGTGTGGCTCGACCCGGCGGGGGCCGGCCCGGAGCCGTGGGCGCGGTTGCGTGCCGCGCTGGAACAGCGGTTCCCGCGGTGCCGGGGCCGTGCCGAGGGATTCACCCCGCATCTGACCCTGGGCCGGGTACGGGACACGCGGCCCGTCGTCGCCGACTGCGCCGCGCGGCTCGGCTCCGCCGTCCCGGCCCGGGTCGGGCACCTCGTCCTGCTCTCCCGTCGGGGCGCGGAACCGATGCGTCCGCGGGCGACGGTCGCACTGGGCACCGGTGAGGTGCGATGGCTGCCCGACCCGGCCACCGCCACGGCCACCACGGCTGCGACGGGGACCGCGGTCGCCGTCGGCGGCACGGCCGCCACCGCCACCGCCGTGCCGCCGGACGACCGTGGTGCCGAGCACACCGCGCGGTGCCTCTGGGACGCACTCGGCGAAGGAACCGTGCACGTCGTGGGGTCCCGGCGCATGGGCGGCGCGCTGCCCGGAGCCGATCTGGACCTGGTCGCGGCCCTGCCCGGCGTCGTCGACATGGCGGACGTCCAGGCACGGGTGACCAGGGCCCTTCCGGGCGCCACCCGGGTACGGCAGGTGACCGGCGCCCGGGTGCCGGGGCTGCGGCTGAGCGTCGGCGGACTCGGTGTCGACCTGAGCGTGGTCGCCACCGGCCCCCTGACTCCCGCCGAGGCGGTGGACCAGCGCGCCGGGCTTGGCGCGCCGGCCGCGACCGCCCTCAGCGCGGTCAGCGACGCGGACGCCGTACGGAGCGCGGTCGGCGGCCGGCACGCCGCGTTCGCCCGGCTGGCCGCGGAGGTCAAGGCCTGGGCGAAGGCGCGGGGTCTCGACTCGGCACCGTTCGGCGGGCTGCCGGGCCTCGCCTGGTCCGTCCTCGCCGCCCGTACGACCCGCGAGGCGGACGTCCTGTCCCCGGCCGGACTGCTGCGGGACTTCTTCGGGACCTGGGCCGCATGGGACTGGCGCGACCCGGTCGGGCTCGACCCGGTCGGGCGCGGTTCGGTGGGGCGCGGCGGTCCCGTCGGGCTCAGTCACGTCGGCCTCGGTCCCGTCGACCAGCCGTCTTCCGCGGTGTCGGTCATGACCCCGACCGCCCCGGTCCGCCTCTGCACGGCCCAGGTCGGTCCCGGCTTCCGCGACCTCCTGGCGGACGAGCTGTACCGCGCCTGGGACATCCTGGAGACCGCCGCGCGGACCGGCGCCGATCCCCTGCCCGAGCTGCTGTCACCCCCGCCGCTGCACCGCCGGCACGCCGCGTGGCTGGTGGTGGGCCTGCGTGCGGCGGGGACGGAGGAGTTCGAGGAGACCCGGGGGCGCGTGCGCGGGCGCGTACGGGCCCTGCTCACCGCTCTGGAGGACGCCGGGACGCCCGACGCGCACGCGTGGCCCCACCCGTTCGAGGAGGGCCCGGCGTCGGCGGCGTACGCCATCGGGCTCGGCCGCGACCCCCTCGGCACGGCCCGGCTCACCGGGATCACCCGGAGATGGGGCAAGGGGCTGCCCGGGGTCGTCACCGAGAGGGCGGAGTGCGGTGACGTGCCCACCCTCCGCTCCCCCGGCCACGTTTTTCCGGCACACCGGGAATAA
- a CDS encoding RNA ligase family protein, translated as MRVHYPRTPHLPWSPGATSDDVRVADLAGLRDLEVVVTEKLDGENTTLYADGLHARSLDSAHHPSRAWVKALQGRIGAALPPGWRVCGENLYARHSIAYTELDSWFYGFSVWDGERCLGWDRTVRFLRRLGVPVPRVLWRGVLDERAVRALRVLRLDPARQEGYVVRTVEGFGHEEFGRRVAKWVRPGHVRTDTHWMHAEVVANGRGTAAALWDVRSGAAPDARALAAATGTGSETEPATGSETGPATGSGTTEEASADDAVVAEVSARLDVLGRTGDTRLTGVLAALLHGRRRAGLAPRLAGPLGMPSARRVADLVGLQSLLRRPYPDEERRAGLGRMAVAADLGVLHAVAGAVAVTEGAAAREQVDWSALHAEEAGLLGEEPFERLRASLHRALTGLGDADAADRCWAQARASYAAGHLAGAEAAVAATWRLRSGAFPRLIHLVGPSGSGKSTFAAGLPGIDARVSLDDLRSARGSRSDQRANADVLREGLRRLDSALAAGPATVVWDATSLGRHQRSLVDAVAHRRDALITQVVVLATDDELTGRNAERTHPVPPEVLAAQLRRFDPPYPGQAHRTWYVGAGGTVDDADGTLDGSER; from the coding sequence GTGCGTGTGCACTACCCGCGTACCCCGCATCTGCCCTGGTCACCGGGGGCGACCTCGGACGACGTACGGGTAGCGGACCTGGCGGGTCTGCGGGACCTGGAGGTGGTGGTCACCGAAAAGCTCGACGGGGAGAACACCACCCTGTACGCCGACGGACTGCACGCCCGGTCGCTCGACTCGGCGCACCATCCGTCGCGGGCGTGGGTGAAGGCTCTGCAGGGACGCATCGGCGCGGCCCTTCCGCCCGGGTGGCGGGTGTGCGGTGAGAACCTGTACGCGCGGCACTCGATCGCGTACACCGAACTCGACAGCTGGTTCTACGGGTTCTCCGTCTGGGACGGTGAGCGGTGCCTGGGCTGGGACCGGACGGTGCGGTTCCTGCGGCGGCTGGGCGTTCCGGTGCCGCGGGTGCTGTGGCGGGGCGTCCTCGACGAGCGGGCCGTACGGGCCCTGCGCGTCCTGCGGCTGGATCCCGCCCGGCAGGAGGGGTACGTCGTACGGACCGTCGAGGGCTTCGGACACGAGGAGTTCGGCCGCCGGGTGGCCAAGTGGGTGCGGCCCGGACATGTGCGGACCGACACGCACTGGATGCACGCCGAAGTGGTGGCCAACGGGCGGGGCACTGCCGCCGCGCTGTGGGACGTACGGTCGGGCGCGGCCCCCGACGCCCGGGCACTCGCGGCGGCGACGGGAACAGGGTCGGAGACGGAACCGGCAACGGGGTCGGAGACGGGACCGGCAACAGGTTCGGGGACGACCGAGGAGGCATCCGCCGACGATGCCGTCGTCGCGGAGGTGTCCGCCAGGCTCGATGTGCTGGGGCGGACCGGGGACACCCGGCTGACGGGCGTCCTCGCCGCCCTGCTGCACGGCCGGCGCCGTGCCGGGCTGGCTCCCCGGCTGGCCGGACCGCTCGGCATGCCGTCGGCACGGCGGGTCGCGGACCTGGTCGGGCTGCAGTCCCTGCTGCGCCGCCCCTACCCCGACGAGGAACGGCGTGCCGGACTGGGGCGCATGGCCGTCGCGGCCGACCTGGGCGTACTGCACGCGGTCGCCGGGGCCGTCGCCGTCACCGAGGGCGCCGCGGCGCGCGAACAGGTCGACTGGTCGGCACTGCACGCGGAGGAGGCGGGGCTCCTCGGGGAGGAACCGTTCGAGCGGCTGCGCGCGAGCCTGCACCGTGCCCTCACCGGCCTCGGCGACGCGGACGCGGCCGACCGCTGCTGGGCACAGGCACGGGCGTCCTACGCCGCGGGCCACCTGGCCGGCGCGGAGGCGGCCGTGGCGGCGACCTGGCGGCTGCGGAGCGGCGCCTTCCCCCGGCTGATCCATTTGGTGGGCCCGTCGGGCAGCGGCAAGAGCACGTTCGCCGCCGGACTGCCCGGGATCGACGCCCGTGTCTCCCTGGACGACCTGCGCTCGGCGCGCGGCTCACGCTCCGACCAGCGGGCCAACGCGGACGTCCTCCGCGAGGGCCTGCGACGGCTGGACTCCGCGCTCGCCGCCGGTCCCGCGACCGTGGTGTGGGACGCCACGTCGCTCGGCCGGCACCAGCGTTCCCTGGTGGACGCCGTGGCGCACCGCCGTGACGCGCTGATCACCCAGGTGGTCGTGCTGGCCACGGACGACGAGCTGACCGGGCGCAACGCCGAGCGGACGCACCCGGTGCCACCCGAGGTGCTCGCCGCACAACTGCGCCGGTTCGACCCGCCCTACCCGGGTCAGGCCCACCGAACGTGGTACGTCGGCGCGGGCGGAACCGTGGACGACGCCGACGGCACACTGGACGGAAGCGAGCGGTGA
- a CDS encoding CsbD family protein — protein MTKHQKSQAKTEQAKGKAKETVGRTVGNERMTAEGRAEKAKGDTRQAKEKMKDIFRH, from the coding sequence GTGACCAAGCACCAGAAGTCACAGGCGAAGACGGAACAGGCCAAGGGCAAGGCCAAGGAAACCGTCGGCCGCACCGTCGGCAACGAGCGTATGACCGCCGAAGGCCGGGCGGAGAAGGCAAAGGGTGACACCCGTCAGGCCAAGGAGAAGATGAAGGACATTTTCCGGCACTGA